The following proteins come from a genomic window of Bactrocera dorsalis isolate Fly_Bdor chromosome 6, ASM2337382v1, whole genome shotgun sequence:
- the LOC125779378 gene encoding uncharacterized protein LOC125779378, whose amino-acid sequence MHSAQVPTERSKDCAPRGTQNGEEEECQITPQEPPRPKRVREDKPQETSGRRSNPNQQPTASRKYAEVMSSIRMAVLPRNYPADAQESEQLTALQDCIVDALSVGIGFTGAFNGIFFKGGMLLVDCQNEKSATWLQGIIPRLEGWKGPALCVRRGDEIPQLHNMVAFFPRSADKGYDIALNLVRNQIEDLSTSAWKVVESKVEGSGWNLNITMDDESYKYIRQKGFRLNFRFGKIVVRPWRPKATSTSQEPPTETTAAPAPPVTRPAAHEATAAAVSCEREEPTNDTISAGQVATPTAEVNSSNEIPKEQEGRLPSTQELLEGLEMQVDGGIEDEDPSLVEPVL is encoded by the coding sequence ATGCACAGCGCACAGGTGCCAACCGAGCGAAGCAAGGACTGCGCCCCAAGAGGCACCCAGAATGGAGAAGAGGAAGAGTGCCAGATAACACCTCAGGAGCCACCTAGACCAAAGAGGGTAAGAGAGGACAAACCACAGGAAACCAGTGGAAGGCGCTCCAACCCCAACCAGCAGCCAACCGCAAGCCGTAAATACGCAGAGGTTATGAGCAGCATTCGGATGGCTGTGTTGCCCCGCAACTACCCGGCGGATGCCCAGGAATCCGAACAACTGACGGCTCTCCAGGACTGCATAGTGGATGCTCTGTCTGTCGGCATAGGCTTCACCGGCGCCTTTAACGGCATATTCTTCAAGGGCGGCATGCTGCTGGTTGACTGCCAAAATGAAAAGTCGGCCACTTGGCTACAAGGGATCATACCAAGGCTAGAGGGTTGGAAGGGTCCGGCCCTGTGTGTAAGAAGGGGAGACGAGATTCCACAGCTACACAACATGGTGGCGTTCTTCCCAAGAAGCGCAGACAAAGGCTACGACATCGCGCTCAATCTGGTAAGGAACCAGATCGAAGATTTAAGTACCTCGGCGTGGAAGGTCGTAGAGAGCAAAGTTGAGGGTTCTGGGTGGAACCTCAACATAACGATGGACGATGAGTCATATAAGTACATCCGGCAGAAGGGATTCAGGTTGAATTTCCGCTTCGGCAAGATCGTCGTGAGGCCATGGAGGCCCAAGGCCACGTCTACGAGCCAGGAACCTCCGACGGAGACGACCGCAGCACCAGCTCCACCCGTAACCCGCCCAGCAGCGCATGAAGCGACTGCCGCTGCGGTTTCGTGCGAGCGAGAAGAGCCCACTAACGACACAATTTCGGCTGGGCAGGTTGCGACCCCCACGGCAGAAGTGAACAGCAGCAACGAGATCCCCAAAGAGCAGGAAGGCAGGTTGCCATCCACCCAAGAGCTCCTGGAAGGGCTGGAGATGCAGGTCGATGGAGGGATTGAGGACGAGGACCCGTCTCTCGTCGAACCTGTACTATAA